From a region of the Halanaerobium hydrogeniformans genome:
- the rlmN gene encoding 23S rRNA (adenine(2503)-C(2))-methyltransferase RlmN gives MKDLKELKRNELIKELKNAGFPAYRGEQVFNWLYKNGISETEKMKNIPGELKEYLNDNYEITDLKEKAKSQAADGTIKYLWELKDGENIEGVYLPFPESARHSACISTQVGCGLGCSFCATGINGLERNLTTAEIIDQVLKIQADISRDEFAEPRLSNIVFMGMGEPLANFENLMQAVEIINSDNGLNIGMRKMTISTVGLVPEIKKLADRNDQIGLAVSLHAPNDRLRNKIMPINKKYNLNQLLTAVIDYIEKTGRRVTFEYVLMDSVNDSPELAVQLVELLRGINCHVNLIPANPVPELNIKKPVQKVIDSFYSTLDNNGIQVSLRREMGSQIDAACGQLKRQES, from the coding sequence ATGAAGGATTTAAAAGAATTAAAACGAAATGAGTTAATAAAGGAACTAAAAAATGCTGGATTTCCAGCCTATCGTGGTGAACAGGTATTTAACTGGTTATATAAAAATGGTATCTCTGAAACTGAAAAAATGAAAAATATTCCTGGGGAACTTAAAGAATATTTAAATGATAATTATGAGATCACTGATTTAAAAGAAAAGGCTAAAAGTCAAGCTGCCGATGGTACAATTAAATATCTCTGGGAACTTAAAGACGGTGAAAATATTGAAGGAGTATATCTCCCTTTTCCAGAGTCTGCCCGTCACAGTGCCTGTATTTCAACTCAGGTAGGCTGTGGCTTAGGGTGTTCTTTCTGTGCAACAGGCATTAATGGTTTAGAAAGAAATTTAACCACTGCTGAAATAATTGACCAGGTTTTAAAAATTCAGGCTGATATCAGCAGAGATGAATTTGCTGAACCCCGTTTAAGTAATATAGTATTTATGGGAATGGGTGAACCGCTGGCAAATTTCGAAAATTTAATGCAGGCAGTCGAAATAATCAACTCAGATAATGGTTTAAATATTGGGATGCGAAAAATGACAATTTCTACAGTTGGTTTGGTACCAGAGATAAAAAAATTAGCCGATAGAAATGATCAGATCGGTCTGGCCGTTTCTCTCCATGCACCTAATGATAGATTAAGAAATAAAATTATGCCTATCAACAAAAAATATAATTTAAATCAATTATTAACAGCAGTAATAGACTATATTGAAAAAACTGGTAGAAGGGTTACTTTTGAATATGTATTGATGGATAGTGTTAATGATAGCCCGGAGCTGGCTGTTCAGTTGGTGGAACTATTAAGGGGAATTAACTGTCATGTTAATTTAATTCCTGCTAACCCAGTTCCTGAACTTAATATTAAAAAGCCTGTGCAGAAAGTTATAGATAGTTTTTACAGCACTTTAGATAATAATGGTATACAGGTTAGTTTGAGAAGAGAAATGGGTAGCCAGATTGATGCAGCCTGTGGCCAATTAAAAAGACAAGAGAGCTAA
- a CDS encoding zinc metallopeptidase, producing MYPFFFDPTMIIIIPALLIAVYAQYKVKSTFNQYSEIYSDSGLTGAEAARKIMQNKNITGVNIKKTSGNLTDHYDPKNRVLNLSQDVYSSSSIAAIGVAAHEAGHALQDAESYKPLAMRASLVPAANLGSSLGLPMAIFGFFIRADFLILTGFVLFSAAFLFHLVTLPVEFNASNRAIAQLQTNSYLSSEEIKGAKKVLRAAAFTYVAATLVALANLLRILLLFGLGRD from the coding sequence ATGTATCCATTTTTCTTTGATCCAACAATGATAATCATAATACCTGCGCTTTTGATTGCAGTTTATGCTCAATATAAAGTTAAAAGCACTTTTAATCAATATAGTGAAATTTATAGTGATTCCGGTTTAACTGGCGCAGAAGCTGCCAGAAAGATAATGCAGAATAAAAATATTACTGGGGTAAATATTAAAAAAACAAGTGGGAACTTAACTGATCACTATGATCCTAAAAATAGAGTTTTGAATTTATCTCAGGACGTTTATTCCAGTAGCTCCATAGCGGCTATCGGAGTTGCCGCTCATGAAGCAGGACATGCTCTGCAGGATGCCGAATCATACAAGCCACTGGCAATGAGAGCTTCTTTGGTTCCAGCAGCTAATTTAGGTTCCAGTTTGGGACTACCAATGGCTATTTTTGGTTTTTTTATCAGAGCAGATTTTTTAATTTTAACCGGATTTGTACTTTTTTCAGCTGCATTTCTGTTTCATTTAGTTACACTACCAGTTGAGTTTAATGCCAGTAATAGAGCTATTGCTCAGCTGCAGACGAACAGCTATTTGAGTTCAGAAGAGATTAAAGGAGCTAAAAAAGTACTGAGAGCAGCAGCCTTTACCTATGTAGCTGCAACTCTGGTCGCATTAGCCAACTTGTTAAGAATTTTATTGCTTTTTGGTTTGGGTAGAGATTAA
- the rsmB gene encoding 16S rRNA (cytosine(967)-C(5))-methyltransferase RsmB gives MTNLRTKIIEALARVEKGSYSTLLLDSFLQEITDQRDKNLFTEIFYGVIRNKLYLDHIIKHFSNKSLEKMDKEVLLGLRIGIYQLLFLDKIPARAAIYESVEAVKLMLKNKGAAAFVNGILRNVNRKIDQVSIIPREKSPLKHFSIKYSYPEWMIKRFIDQYGIEKAEKIIKAGNKRAEVIYRHNSLKMSKQEFLRSLKREGLDFKETFVPGFYNLLNANNPVDTEVFKKGGAYIQGTSAGLASLLLEPKEDMDVLDLAAAPGGKTTHLAMLMENTGHIKALDINPTRLNLIKENMQRLGVKNVSLEKADAAEYQSEKKYDRILADLPCSGLGLISAKPEIKWQKKEKDIKNMAKLQYEILNNNISKLKSEGMLLYSTCTLTREENQLLIERILTENKSLELLDLNKKIKNITGLEIKSNGYVEILPGLINSEGFFYALLKNGA, from the coding sequence ATGACAAATTTAAGAACTAAAATAATCGAAGCCCTTGCCAGAGTTGAAAAAGGAAGCTATTCTACGCTTTTACTGGATTCTTTTTTACAAGAAATAACTGATCAGCGTGATAAAAACTTATTTACTGAAATATTTTATGGTGTGATTAGAAATAAATTATATTTAGATCATATAATCAAACATTTTTCTAATAAAAGTCTAGAAAAGATGGATAAAGAAGTACTGCTGGGGCTGAGAATTGGGATCTATCAGCTCCTTTTTCTTGATAAAATACCTGCTAGAGCTGCTATTTATGAAAGTGTAGAAGCAGTAAAATTAATGCTGAAAAATAAAGGAGCGGCAGCTTTTGTAAATGGAATTTTAAGAAATGTAAATAGAAAAATAGATCAAGTTTCAATAATCCCCAGGGAAAAATCACCTCTCAAACATTTTTCAATCAAATATTCTTATCCAGAATGGATGATCAAAAGGTTTATTGATCAATATGGAATAGAAAAAGCCGAAAAAATTATTAAGGCAGGTAATAAAAGAGCAGAGGTAATTTATCGCCATAATTCTTTAAAGATGTCCAAACAGGAGTTTTTAAGGAGTCTTAAAAGAGAAGGACTGGATTTTAAAGAGACTTTTGTCCCGGGTTTTTATAATCTTTTAAATGCAAATAATCCTGTTGATACAGAAGTATTTAAAAAGGGTGGTGCATATATACAGGGCACCTCAGCCGGCTTAGCTTCTTTGCTGCTTGAGCCTAAAGAGGATATGGATGTTCTTGATCTAGCAGCAGCACCCGGGGGTAAAACTACCCATTTAGCTATGCTGATGGAGAACACAGGCCATATAAAAGCTTTAGATATTAATCCAACTCGCTTAAATTTGATTAAAGAAAATATGCAAAGGCTGGGTGTAAAAAATGTTAGTTTAGAAAAAGCAGATGCTGCAGAATATCAAAGCGAAAAAAAATATGACAGGATTTTAGCTGATTTACCATGTTCCGGTCTGGGATTAATTTCTGCAAAACCCGAAATAAAGTGGCAGAAAAAAGAAAAAGATATAAAAAATATGGCTAAATTACAATATGAAATTTTAAACAATAATATTTCTAAACTTAAAAGTGAAGGAATGCTGCTATATTCAACCTGTACACTTACAAGAGAAGAAAATCAGCTTTTAATTGAACGGATTTTAACAGAAAATAAATCTTTAGAATTATTGGATTTAAACAAAAAAATAAAAAATATAACAGGATTAGAAATAAAAAGCAATGGATATGTAGAAATATTACCTGGATTAATAAATTCAGAGGGTTTTTTCTATGCACTGCTAAAAAACGGAGCGTGA
- the priA gene encoding replication restart helicase PriA, which produces MGKIVKAIVDLPVRKLNKEFDYLIPAELENILEVGHLIKVPFSNRKVAAFVTEVDAEAEIAHSKIKKVNDLIYSKPFFDKKMLSLFRWIAAYYHSYLIQVIKAALPPGITEKKVGRKKLKYIKLKAEINDHQKILDKLDKRAPKQYQIYSYLLANKDKIITLKKAAEHAKTSKQTVYRLIEKDLLELYDDYIDRIPEINQAKYPVEENTSKLIAEDHKLIENIFTSIVNSKADKFLLESSFQKRKFIFLRKLIDKTIAEANDVIILVPEIEKDLVLIKKLKNYYQDKIALLHSQLSQGERFDAWRRIQRSEVSIVVGARSAIFAPFNNLKLIIILEENNHSYKQQEHPLYHARQVAVRRQKENGAVLVLEAAFPSIESKYFAEQKKYKSLKLAKENDRQIKTQLVDLKKEVEAGNLSDLSRELKDKILNNLENKQKTLLFLNRRGYGNYVICKKCGNVIKCDNCDISLHYHKADHKLSCHYCGSQKYIPDNCPECGSSFVSPAGIGTENIVKQLKEIYQNAVIKRIDSDLKDNTEKIFKDFKNDKIDILVGTQLIIKHDYYDNLNLLGVISADTALNSSDFRAAENTFQLLSELKSLLLKEKESEFIIQSFNPEHFSISNAADSNYDNFYKKELELRNQRKYPPFCRLLNIIIQGAEEKSVADKAIKISDFLDNWEIYYQDKMGAAPAAIKKIRNKFRWQIILKFNSFRNREYIIQLLEKKFIENAGFNLEIRIDVDPYKML; this is translated from the coding sequence ATGGGGAAAATAGTAAAAGCTATAGTAGATTTACCGGTAAGAAAATTGAATAAAGAATTTGATTATTTAATTCCAGCAGAATTAGAAAACATACTTGAGGTGGGTCATTTAATAAAAGTTCCTTTTTCTAATCGTAAAGTTGCTGCTTTTGTGACAGAGGTTGATGCTGAAGCAGAAATAGCTCATTCGAAAATCAAAAAAGTTAATGACTTAATTTATTCTAAGCCATTTTTTGATAAAAAAATGTTAAGCTTATTTAGATGGATAGCTGCTTATTATCATTCCTATTTGATTCAGGTTATAAAAGCTGCTCTACCGCCTGGAATTACAGAAAAAAAGGTTGGCAGAAAAAAGCTTAAATATATTAAACTAAAAGCAGAAATAAATGATCATCAGAAAATTTTAGATAAGCTTGATAAAAGAGCACCCAAACAATACCAGATTTATTCCTATCTTTTAGCAAATAAAGATAAAATTATTACTTTAAAAAAAGCAGCAGAACATGCAAAAACTTCAAAGCAAACTGTATATCGTTTAATAGAAAAAGATTTACTGGAGTTATATGATGATTATATAGATAGAATACCAGAAATAAATCAAGCTAAATATCCAGTAGAGGAGAACACTAGTAAATTAATTGCAGAAGATCATAAATTAATAGAAAATATTTTCACTTCGATTGTTAATTCAAAAGCAGATAAATTTTTATTAGAAAGCAGTTTTCAAAAACGTAAATTTATATTTTTAAGAAAATTAATAGATAAAACAATTGCAGAAGCAAATGATGTTATAATTTTAGTCCCAGAAATAGAAAAAGATTTAGTTTTAATAAAAAAGCTTAAAAATTACTATCAGGACAAAATTGCTCTTCTCCACAGCCAACTCAGTCAGGGAGAACGTTTTGATGCCTGGAGGAGAATTCAAAGATCAGAGGTCTCTATTGTAGTTGGGGCAAGATCTGCAATTTTTGCTCCTTTTAATAATTTGAAGTTGATTATAATTCTAGAAGAAAATAATCACAGTTATAAACAACAGGAACATCCTCTTTATCATGCAAGGCAGGTTGCTGTAAGAAGACAAAAAGAAAATGGAGCAGTTTTGGTATTAGAAGCTGCTTTTCCTTCGATAGAAAGCAAATATTTTGCCGAGCAAAAGAAATACAAATCATTAAAGCTTGCTAAAGAAAATGATCGGCAAATAAAAACTCAGTTAGTTGATCTCAAAAAAGAGGTAGAAGCTGGCAATTTGAGTGATTTAAGTCGTGAGCTTAAAGATAAAATCCTAAATAATTTAGAAAATAAGCAAAAAACATTGTTATTTTTAAACAGACGTGGCTATGGAAATTATGTAATATGTAAAAAATGCGGAAATGTTATCAAATGTGATAATTGTGATATTTCACTTCATTATCATAAAGCTGATCACAAATTATCCTGTCATTATTGTGGAAGCCAGAAATATATACCTGATAACTGTCCTGAATGCGGGAGTTCTTTTGTTTCACCAGCAGGAATTGGAACCGAAAATATTGTAAAACAGTTAAAAGAAATTTACCAAAATGCTGTTATAAAAAGAATAGATAGTGATTTAAAAGATAATACTGAAAAAATATTTAAAGATTTTAAAAATGATAAAATTGATATACTGGTTGGTACACAGCTGATCATTAAACATGATTATTACGATAATTTAAATTTACTGGGGGTTATTTCTGCCGATACAGCTTTAAATAGTTCTGATTTTAGAGCAGCAGAAAATACTTTTCAACTTTTAAGCGAATTAAAATCATTACTGCTAAAAGAAAAAGAAAGTGAATTTATTATTCAGAGTTTTAACCCGGAACATTTTAGTATTAGTAATGCAGCAGACAGCAATTATGATAATTTTTATAAAAAAGAACTTGAATTAAGAAATCAAAGAAAATATCCACCCTTTTGTCGACTACTGAATATTATAATTCAGGGTGCAGAGGAAAAATCTGTTGCTGATAAAGCTATAAAAATAAGTGATTTTCTTGATAATTGGGAAATATATTATCAAGACAAAATGGGAGCAGCTCCGGCTGCTATAAAAAAGATTAGAAATAAATTCCGCTGGCAGATAATATTAAAATTCAACTCTTTTCGCAATAGAGAATATATTATTCAGCTTTTAGAAAAAAAGTTTATAGAAAATGCTGGGTTTAACTTAGAGATACGTATTGATGTGGATCCATATAAAATGTTATAA
- the fmt gene encoding methionyl-tRNA formyltransferase → MKIIFMGTPDFAVPSLRRIASDPEIEIAAVVTQPDRERGRGQKVQFSAVKKTALDLELPVLQSDNVNKEAFLDKLRAFQVDFVVVVAFGQKLSEELLDLPKEGCINLHASLLPEYRGSSPIHRAIIDGRKITGNTTMYMGPGWDDGDIIYQQEIKIKRDDTVGDLHDRLAEEGSELLIKTLKDIKKGTAPRISQDEDKATFAYKIDKSLGEIDWSNSAEDIYNLVRGVNPWPGAYTHLKGDRIKIWQVEISDQQSDKEAGLILKADNNKILVQSGEGVIAIKKLQPAGAKKLSVSDFLNGYDLEPGQKFR, encoded by the coding sequence ATGAAAATTATTTTTATGGGTACACCCGATTTTGCGGTTCCGTCACTAAGACGAATAGCATCAGATCCGGAGATAGAAATTGCTGCAGTTGTTACTCAACCAGATAGAGAAAGAGGAAGAGGGCAGAAAGTTCAATTTTCTGCTGTTAAAAAAACCGCTTTGGACCTAGAACTACCTGTTCTTCAAAGTGATAATGTTAACAAAGAAGCTTTTTTAGATAAATTAAGGGCATTTCAGGTAGATTTTGTTGTTGTAGTAGCTTTTGGTCAAAAACTAAGTGAAGAGCTGTTAGATTTACCCAAAGAAGGCTGTATTAACCTCCATGCTTCTTTATTACCAGAATACAGAGGTTCTAGCCCTATTCATCGGGCTATTATCGATGGTCGAAAAATTACCGGTAATACAACAATGTACATGGGGCCTGGTTGGGATGATGGAGATATAATTTATCAACAGGAAATTAAAATTAAGCGTGATGATACGGTTGGTGATCTTCATGATCGTCTGGCAGAAGAGGGATCTGAGCTTCTTATAAAAACATTAAAAGATATTAAAAAAGGAACGGCTCCCAGGATTAGCCAGGATGAAGATAAAGCAACTTTTGCCTATAAAATTGATAAATCACTAGGGGAAATTGATTGGAGTAATAGTGCAGAAGATATCTATAACTTAGTTAGAGGAGTAAATCCCTGGCCAGGTGCATATACCCATCTTAAAGGGGATAGAATTAAAATCTGGCAGGTGGAAATATCTGATCAGCAAAGTGATAAAGAAGCAGGACTTATTTTAAAGGCTGATAATAATAAAATTTTAGTCCAGTCTGGTGAGGGAGTTATAGCTATTAAAAAGCTACAGCCAGCTGGTGCCAAAAAACTATCAGTATCTGACTTTTTAAATGGATATGATTTAGAGCCCGGTCAAAAATTTCGCTAA
- the pknB gene encoding Stk1 family PASTA domain-containing Ser/Thr kinase, whose translation MQDKILNNRYKIIEEIGRGGMAIVYSARDTLLQRTVAIKMLRPEYSSDNDFKEKFHQEARAVAKLSHPNVVSIYDIVVDDQKIYLVMEIVKGKTLKDLIKERGKLSIVEALEFASQIAAALSIAHGNQIVHCDIKPHNIILTEDMEVKITDFGISRAVNSSTVRVTDTVVGSAHYFSPEQAKGGEIKAYSDIYSLGIVLYEMITGELPFKGESPISVALKHIQEQPISPTEIDNDIPEEVNQLIMKAMAKDPIDRYNNAREMRHRITHILKNLKNQPLSSNKDQSDFNADETKIMKKSDFNLEEIANNSKAENSTNSKNKKQLKKELANKKKSKKDNGDNLNDNQENESLLKSLGSIIALVVVLAALFIGGGFYFFRSYTDVPIVEVPDIEGKSLNEARSLASEQGLSLREAEERVYSDDIAENHIVNQQPAGGSRVKQSRPINITVSQGSKLIEVPNFVDKTLRETLIELENLALKSGNIQYIFRLSVDPGTVINQIPAAGAEVESGSEITLFVSRGERDISVRMPDLTGLKQQEAFELIRESGLNIGNVRVEESNRFIDGQVISQSVRAGEYLPRGIAVDFVISRGSANNLEEEDYNLNRINVNVTGTDDKQVKIVVIDDNGEDEVYNALHQPGENVIRDIWSKGETEIKIYFDNQLIKTEKVGG comes from the coding sequence ATGCAGGATAAGATTTTAAATAATAGATATAAAATAATAGAAGAAATTGGTCGAGGTGGAATGGCAATAGTATATTCAGCTAGAGATACTCTGCTTCAGAGAACTGTTGCTATAAAAATGCTGCGGCCTGAATATAGTTCTGATAATGATTTTAAAGAAAAATTTCACCAGGAAGCAAGAGCTGTTGCCAAATTATCTCATCCCAATGTTGTAAGCATTTATGATATTGTAGTTGATGATCAAAAAATATATTTGGTAATGGAAATAGTTAAAGGCAAAACTTTAAAGGATCTTATCAAAGAGAGGGGAAAACTCTCTATAGTTGAGGCTTTAGAATTTGCCAGCCAAATTGCTGCTGCACTTTCTATAGCCCATGGTAATCAAATTGTTCATTGTGATATAAAACCCCATAATATTATTTTAACTGAAGATATGGAGGTGAAAATAACCGATTTTGGGATTTCTAGAGCTGTTAACTCTTCTACCGTGAGAGTAACTGATACAGTAGTAGGAAGTGCTCATTATTTTTCACCTGAACAGGCAAAAGGTGGAGAAATAAAAGCTTATTCTGACATATATTCGCTCGGGATAGTTTTATATGAAATGATTACCGGTGAGCTTCCTTTTAAAGGTGAAAGTCCAATTTCTGTAGCACTAAAACATATTCAAGAGCAGCCCATTAGCCCTACAGAAATTGATAATGATATTCCTGAAGAAGTCAATCAGCTCATCATGAAAGCGATGGCCAAAGATCCGATAGATAGATATAATAATGCCAGAGAAATGCGACATAGAATTACTCATATTTTAAAAAATTTAAAAAACCAACCGCTCAGCAGTAACAAAGATCAAAGTGACTTTAATGCTGATGAAACCAAGATTATGAAAAAATCAGATTTTAATTTAGAGGAAATCGCAAACAACTCCAAAGCTGAAAATAGTACAAATAGCAAAAATAAAAAACAGCTAAAAAAAGAGCTAGCAAATAAGAAAAAAAGCAAAAAAGATAATGGTGATAACCTAAATGACAATCAAGAAAATGAATCTTTATTAAAAAGTTTAGGAAGTATTATTGCCCTAGTTGTTGTTTTAGCAGCATTATTTATTGGAGGAGGGTTTTATTTTTTCAGAAGTTATACTGATGTGCCTATAGTTGAGGTACCTGATATAGAGGGTAAATCTTTAAATGAAGCAAGGTCACTTGCTTCAGAACAGGGCTTAAGTTTAAGAGAAGCCGAAGAAAGAGTTTACAGTGATGATATTGCAGAAAATCACATTGTAAATCAGCAACCTGCAGGAGGGTCCAGGGTAAAACAAAGTCGTCCTATAAATATAACTGTTAGTCAGGGCTCAAAATTGATTGAAGTTCCCAATTTTGTTGACAAAACATTGAGAGAAACTTTAATAGAATTAGAAAATTTAGCACTTAAAAGTGGAAATATCCAATATATTTTTAGACTTTCAGTAGATCCAGGTACAGTAATTAATCAAATTCCTGCTGCTGGAGCAGAAGTAGAAAGTGGAAGTGAAATTACACTTTTTGTCAGCAGAGGTGAAAGAGATATTTCTGTTAGAATGCCTGATTTAACTGGTTTAAAGCAGCAAGAAGCTTTTGAATTAATTAGAGAAAGTGGTTTAAATATTGGTAATGTAAGGGTTGAAGAATCCAATCGTTTTATAGATGGCCAGGTGATTTCTCAAAGTGTGAGAGCTGGTGAATATCTACCTCGTGGAATTGCGGTTGATTTTGTTATCAGTCGTGGCTCAGCTAATAATTTAGAAGAGGAAGACTATAATCTAAATAGAATTAACGTTAATGTTACAGGAACTGATGATAAGCAGGTAAAAATAGTTGTTATTGATGATAATGGTGAAGATGAAGTTTATAATGCTCTTCATCAGCCTGGAGAAAATGTGATTAGAGATATTTGGAGCAAAGGAGAAACTGAGATAAAAATCTATTTTGATAATCAATTAATCAAAACTGAAAAAGTTGGGGGTTAA
- a CDS encoding Stp1/IreP family PP2C-type Ser/Thr phosphatase, with product MRYKAVSDKGKIRISNEDNYYLDQTVPFFMVADGMGGHAAGEVASNIAVKICSEYNIDKENPIKSLENLTNKINNNIIKTSQENQKYAGMGTTFAAVFIEENNLFYVNLGDSRIYIFRSLDNKLKKISKDHSLVAQMLRNGKITKDEAFNHPRKNIVTQALGIQKDLDIDSGQKNLKNEDIVLLATDGLTDMLRNSELENLMAAHNDNFDKLADELLNRALKYGGRDNITFILLSRDNN from the coding sequence ATGCGCTATAAAGCTGTTAGTGATAAGGGTAAAATTAGAATTTCTAATGAAGATAATTATTACCTTGACCAGACAGTACCCTTTTTTATGGTTGCTGATGGTATGGGAGGTCATGCTGCAGGCGAGGTAGCAAGTAATATTGCAGTAAAGATTTGTTCTGAATATAATATAGATAAAGAGAATCCAATAAAATCTCTTGAAAATTTAACCAATAAAATTAATAATAATATTATCAAAACAAGTCAGGAAAACCAAAAATATGCTGGGATGGGAACCACTTTTGCAGCTGTTTTCATTGAAGAAAATAATTTGTTTTATGTTAATTTAGGTGATAGTCGAATCTATATCTTTCGCAGCCTTGATAATAAATTAAAGAAAATTTCTAAAGATCATTCCCTTGTTGCTCAAATGCTGCGCAATGGTAAAATAACTAAAGATGAAGCGTTTAATCATCCTCGAAAGAATATTGTTACACAGGCATTAGGCATACAAAAAGATCTTGATATTGATAGTGGACAGAAAAATTTAAAAAATGAAGATATAGTCTTACTGGCTACTGATGGGCTAACAGATATGCTTAGGAATAGTGAATTAGAAAATTTAATGGCAGCTCATAATGATAATTTTGACAAATTAGCAGATGAACTACTTAATAGAGCACTAAAATATGGTGGAAGAGATAATATTACTTTTATTCTTCTCAGCCGTGATAATAATTAA
- the rsgA gene encoding ribosome small subunit-dependent GTPase A, giving the protein MQGILIKSIGGFFFVADSEKNIYKCSIRGRIQEKLYPGDYVKINKEELTIEDFLPRKNLLKRPKIANVDQVLIMHSLKKPEFKSSLLDRFILLVESSGFEPLIVINKIELAEAGYKRQFDDYKKAGYQVYFISVKENLNFEPLLKTLDKKVNVLTGPSGVGKSSFLNEIIKGADLKTASVSKKLKKGVHTTRLVELLSLENKGWIADTPGFSSMSKVDLDIEAENLSWYFPEIAQLNNDCRFNGCNHIHEPGCKVKKEVKSGEISKKRYDNYKEIYTELKEKEIRY; this is encoded by the coding sequence ATGCAGGGAATTTTAATTAAATCAATTGGTGGGTTTTTCTTTGTTGCTGATAGTGAAAAAAATATTTATAAATGTAGTATTAGGGGTAGAATTCAGGAAAAACTATATCCTGGAGACTATGTAAAAATAAATAAAGAAGAACTTACTATAGAAGATTTTCTTCCCCGTAAAAATTTATTAAAAAGGCCAAAAATTGCTAATGTTGATCAGGTTTTAATCATGCATTCCCTAAAAAAACCAGAATTTAAATCTTCACTACTCGATAGGTTTATACTTTTAGTTGAGAGCTCTGGTTTTGAACCCTTAATAGTTATTAATAAAATTGAATTAGCTGAAGCTGGTTATAAAAGGCAATTTGATGATTACAAAAAAGCTGGCTATCAGGTTTACTTTATAAGTGTAAAAGAAAATCTTAATTTTGAACCTTTATTAAAAACACTAGATAAAAAAGTCAATGTTTTAACAGGACCATCTGGGGTTGGAAAATCTTCCTTTTTAAATGAAATTATTAAAGGTGCTGATTTAAAAACAGCTTCAGTCAGTAAAAAGTTAAAAAAAGGAGTTCATACAACTAGGTTAGTAGAGCTTTTATCCTTGGAAAATAAAGGTTGGATAGCTGATACTCCTGGTTTTTCTTCGATGTCTAAAGTTGACCTGGATATTGAAGCTGAAAATTTATCCTGGTATTTTCCTGAGATTGCTCAATTAAACAATGACTGTCGATTTAATGGCTGTAACCATATTCACGAGCCTGGTTGTAAAGTAAAAAAAGAAGTAAAATCTGGGGAAATATCTAAAAAAAGATATGATAATTATAAAGAGATTTATACAGAATTAAAAGAGAAGGAGATTAGATATTAA
- the def gene encoding peptide deformylase, whose product MAVLKLREIGDPVLRSKAKKVDKITPKTIQLIDNMFETMYAEEGVGLAAPQVGILKRIAVIDIGEGNKIVLINPEIIEENGKMIMEEGCLSIPGRTGEVIRSKEIKVSSLNRDGEEIEIIAEGFEARAIQHEIDHLDGVLFIDKMVELVE is encoded by the coding sequence ATGGCTGTATTAAAGCTTAGAGAGATTGGTGATCCAGTTTTAAGGAGTAAAGCCAAAAAGGTTGATAAAATTACACCGAAAACCATTCAATTAATAGATAATATGTTTGAAACAATGTATGCTGAAGAGGGAGTAGGATTAGCTGCACCTCAAGTAGGTATTTTAAAAAGAATTGCAGTGATAGATATTGGAGAAGGAAATAAGATTGTTTTAATTAATCCTGAAATAATTGAAGAAAATGGAAAGATGATAATGGAAGAAGGATGCTTGAGCATACCTGGTAGAACCGGTGAAGTTATTCGCTCAAAAGAAATTAAGGTAAGTTCTTTAAATAGAGATGGAGAAGAAATAGAAATTATTGCTGAAGGATTTGAAGCTAGAGCAATTCAGCATGAAATAGATCATTTAGATGGTGTTTTATTTATAGATAAAATGGTAGAATTAGTGGAGTGA